In Topomyia yanbarensis strain Yona2022 chromosome 2, ASM3024719v1, whole genome shotgun sequence, one DNA window encodes the following:
- the LOC131686095 gene encoding sodium channel protein Nach-like — protein MGRVASMPTPNIWLRRLKRFYWIIINGGLLYMTISSSYILLLSYLNNPLTFSIDTSYLHWNTTFPAVSLCQVLNDETMADILEQEIGSDRNYKLDNVMSDIAFYGGTCFSCEDCTEGRLRCPTHFSSIVEKYRFGCSELISDCFWQNDPFDCCQLFLPLQTEFGECYSINSQNSRQANKEKLVNNRKTGPGVLRFKVKEDLQIYLHDEHAVPFAYTDGTLKETVLWGTNKEIIFKIIGMENNANVQDIPISRRDCRFPWEILNESTQLYDSYSYSSCGVECFMAAQIKFCNCTHHLMPVLKHDQLPINICSYHGLTCLTENSVKIAKQRKQCQCSSSCLEPEYLVIHSSESEVGSQQDQVSIRMLNLPEIKFVRNVAKTNIDIFISLGGLVGLFFGASLLSIIYVVTCIIRYCEIIRFQ, from the exons ATGGGTCGAGTTGCTAGTATGCCCACTCCTAATATTTGGCTTAGACGACTAAAACG ATTTTACTGGATTATCATTAACGGAGGATTGCTTTATATGACAATAAGTTCGTCGTACATTCTGCTTCTATCGTATCTCAACAACCCACTTACTTTTTCCATTGATACTTCTTA tttgcatTGGAACACGACGTTTCCGGCTGTTAGCCTTTGTCAGGTTTTAAACGATGAGACTATGGCAGATATACTTGAACA GGAAATTGGTTCCGATCGGAACTATAAGCTCGATAACGTCATGAGTGATATCGCGTTTTACGGAGGAACTTGTTTTTCGTGCGAGGATTGCACAGAAGGTCGTTTGAGATGCCCAACGCACTTTTCTTccattgttgaaaaatacagatTCGGATGCTCTGAGTTGATTTCTGACTGCTTCTGGCAGAACGATCCGTTTGATTGCTGCCAGCTTTTCCTTCCATTACAAACAGAGTTTGGCGAATGTTACAGTATCAATTCTCAGAATAGTCGCCAGGCAAACAAGGAAAAACTAGTTAATAACCGCAAAACGGGACCTGGTGTTTTACGATTTAAGGTGAAAGAGGACTTACAAATATACTTACATGACGAGCATGCGGTTCCATTCGCCTACACCGATGGAACGCTAAAGGAGACAGTGCTCTGGGGAACTAATAAAGAAATTATATTTAAGATTATCGGAATGGAAAATAACGCCAATGTGCAAGATATACCAATCAGTCGTCGGGATTGTAGATTTCCATGGGAAATCTTGAATGAGT CTACACAGCTATACGATAGTTATAGCTATTCATCGTGTGGTGTAGAATGTTTCATGGCAGCACAAATAAAATTCTGCAATTGTACTCATCATTTGATGCCAGTTTTGAAGCATG ATCAACTCCCTATCAACATTTGCAGTTATCATGGATTGACTTGTTTAACAGAAAATTCAG TGAAAATCGCAAAACAACGGAAACAATGTCAATGTTCTTCATCTTGCCTGGAGCCGGAGTATCTCGTAATTCACAGTTCCGAGAG TGAGGTAGGAAGTCAACAAGATCAAGTCAGTATTAGAATGCTCAATCTGCCAGAAATTAAATTTGTAAGGAACGTTGCCAAAACAAATATCGACATATTTA TATCGTTAGGCGGCTTGGTGGGACTCTTCTTTGGTGCTTCTTTACTGTCCATTATTTACGTCGTAACTTGCATAATCCGTTACTGTGAAATAATTAGATTTCAATGA